A genomic segment from Euleptes europaea isolate rEulEur1 chromosome 15, rEulEur1.hap1, whole genome shotgun sequence encodes:
- the PDK1 gene encoding pyruvate dehydrogenase (acetyl-transferring) kinase isozyme 1, mitochondrial isoform X2: protein MRLLRALLRSVSPATIPQQVDFYCRFSPSPLSMKQFLDFGADNACEKTSFMFLRQELPVRLANIMKEISLLPDNLLKTPSVQLVQSWYVQSLQEILDFKDKSAEDSEAVSRFTDTVITIRNRHNDVIPTMAQGVIEYKDHYGVDPVTSQNVQYFLDRFFMSRISIRMLLNQHTLLFGGKVKVNPAHPKHIGSIDPKCSVVEVVKDGYENAKSLCDLYYMNSPELVLEERNVKSPEQPMQVVYVPSHLYYMVFELFKNAMRATMEHHADRGVYPPIHVHVTLGNEDLTVKMCDRGGGVPLRKIDRLFNYMYSTAPRPRVETSRATPLAGFGYGLPISRLYAQYFQGDLKLYSLEGYGTDVVIFIKALSTESIERLPVYNKSAWRHYTANHEADDWCVPSSEPKDMTTFRST, encoded by the exons GAGCCGACAATGCTTGTGAGAAAACTTCATTCATGTTTCTAAGGCAAGAGCTGCCCGTCAGATTGGCAAATATAATGAAAGAAATAAGTCTGCTTCCAGACAATCTTCTCAAAACACCTTCAGTTCAGCTTGTTCAGAGTTG GTACGTCCAAAGTCTTCAGGAGATCCTCGATTTTAAAGATAAAAGCGCAGAAGATTCAGAAGCTGTTTCTCG ttttacagatactgtgatCACGATCCGGAATCGTCACAACGATGTCATTCCTACCATGGCTCAGGGCGTGATAGAATACAAGGATCATTATGGAGTCGATCCAGTGACCAGTCAGAACGTGCAGTATTTCTTAGATCGCTTTTTCATGAGTCGCATTTCAATTAGAATGCTTCTTAATCAGCACA cATTGTTGTTTGGGGGGAAAGTGAAAGTTAACCCGGCTCATCCGAAACACATCGGCAGCATCGACCCGAAGTGCAGTGTCGTCGAAGTTGTTAAAG ATGGCTATGAAAATGCAAAGAGCCTCTGTGACTTGTATTACATGAACTCTCCAGAGCTTGTACTTGAAGAGCGGAATG TAAAATCACCAGAGCAGCCCATGCAGGTGGTGTATGTACCGTCGCATCTCTACTACATGGTTTTTGAACTTTTCAAG AATGCAATGAGGGCTACCATGGAACACCATGCTGATCGAGGGGTTTACCCTCCAATTCACGTTCACGTCACGTTAGGCAATGAGGATTTAACTGTGAAG ATGTGCGATCGCGGTGGTGGTGTTCCTTTGAGGAAAATAGATCGCCTGTTTAATTATATGTATTCAACGGCACCACGTCCCCGTGTTGAGACGTCGCGAGCGACACCTCTG GCTGGATTCGGTTACGGCTTACCTATCTCACGTCTTTACGCTCAGTACTTCCAAGGAGATCTGAAGCTGTATTCTTTAGAGGGCTATGGTACAGATGTGGTTATCTTCATCAAG GCTTTATCAACAGAATCTATTGAAAGGCTGCCAGTGTATAACAAATCAGCTTGGAGACATTACACAGCAAATCATGAAGCAGACGACTGGTGTGTCCCAAGCAGTGAACCAAAGGACATGACTACATTCCGCAGTACATAG